CGGCTGAGACGTAACATCAACCATGAGCACCAACGACCGGTTCGGTTTGCAGGGCGACCCCGCAGTCAGGGAAACCCGACGCGTGAAGTTCGGCACGGACAGCCTGGATCCCCTGTTTCTCGTCCTGGCCTCGTTGACCGCCGTGCTGCTGCTGATCCCCGGGGTGCTCGGGGGATTCAACTGGCCCGGTGTGTTGCTGCTGCTCAGCCTTCCGCTGGCCTGCTGGGGCTGGTTCGAGTGGTTCAGGGCCCGCCGCACCAGCCAGCCACACAGGCAACTGGGGATCAAGGTGTACCTGATGATGGTCGGTCTGCGGTACGCTTCCGAACTCCTGGCAGACGCCCAGGCCGGCGACGCACTGGATTTCTGGAACCTGGGTTCGTTTCTGCTCATCCTCCTGCTTCTGACTTTCGCCTTTTTCCAGCAGCGCCGCAAGGCCTGACGGTCTCCCCCAGAATTGAGCCTCCTGTTTGTTTTGTTCTCCTCCTGGGAGAACACCGGAGGGAGAACTCCACGTCCGGGACGCTTCTCTTCCTTATCACGCTGGGCATTCCATAATGAAAATCCCCCGGGCGCGAAACCCAGGGGATCTTTCTGACTCGTCGCTTTTTACTGCCCTATGCCGGCGAGGAGGCGCCAGATGCCAGGGTTGGCGGCGAAGTTGTACCACAGGCTGGGAATCAGGCCCAGCAGAATGACGCCCAGCACGCCAAGAAGCACGGTGGCGTTGGTGGGGGGGCGTTGGCCGTGCGCGTACTCACGGGCGGGGGTGCGGTCCGGCATGAACATCAGCATGGCCGGGCGCAGGTAGTACACCAGCGAGATGACGCTGGTGATGGCGGCCAGCACGGTGAGCCACTGGTAGCCGTTCTGGAACGCGGCCTGGAAGGCCAGATACTTGCCGAAGAACCCGGCGAAGGGCGGGAGTCCGGCCAGCGACGCCAGGCAGATGGCGAGGGCCACCGCGTAGGCGGGGTGGCGGTAGAACAACCCGCGCATGTCACCGATGCTCAGGCCGCTTTCGTTGCGTTGCAGGGCAGCGATGATGGCGAAGGCCACGCCGCTCATGAGGGTGTAGGTCAGCAGGTAGTACACCAGGGCCGGGCCGCCGGCGCTGGGCTGCGCCAGCAGGCACATCGCCAGGAACCCGGTGTGCGCGATGGCGGAGTAGGCCATCAGGCGCTTGAAGTTGGTCTGGAAGTACGCGGCCATGTTCCCGATGATCAGGGTGGCGGCAATCAGCCACTGCAGGACGCTGTGCCAGGCGGGCGCGTCGACCAGAGCGCCGCTGAACACGCGCAGCATCCCGGCGAACGCGGCGACCTTCACGACCGTGCTCAGGAACAGGCTGATGCTGGTGGGCGCGCCACTGTACACGTCGGGCGTCCACTGGTGAAAGGGCGCCAGGGCGACTTTGAAGGAGAAGCCGGCCAGAATTAGCAGGGCGCCGGCCACCAGGATGCCCATGTTGTTGGGGGCCAGCGCGACGGTGGTGGCCGCGTCGGCCGCAGCATTGACGGTGGCGGGGTTCAGCACTTCGGCCACGCGGCCCGCGATGCCGGCGTAGTTGAAGCTGCCGGTGGCGCCGTACAGGAAGGCAATGCCGTAAATCAGGATGGCGCTGCCGGCCGAGCCGAGCAGGAAGTACTTCAGGCCGGATTCCTCGCTGCGGCGCGAATCCTGCAGGGTGGCCAGTACGTAGCCGGCCAGGCTCATGATCTCCAGGCCGATCAGCATGACGATCAGGTCGCCGGAGAACGCAATCAGCAGGCAGCCGGTGATGGCATACATCAGCATGGCGTCGAATTCGGGGAAGCTGACACGGGCGCGCCAGGCGGTGTCGAGCGAGACGAGCAGGGACATGATGCTGCCCAGCACGATGACGCCGCCGATCATCAGGGCCACGTTGTCGGCGCGGACGCCGCCGTTGAAGGCACTCAGGTCGCGGTTCCACAGGCCGAAGCCCAGCAGGCTGGTCATCGAGAGGCCCGCCAACACCAGCATGGCGATGTTGAACCAGGTGACGTTCCGTCGGCTGGTGTTGAACCCGCCGACGGTGCTGACGATGGCCCCCAGCAGCACGAACAGGATGGGCATCAGGGGCAGGAAGTTGACGTCGGGAAGCGTGTAGGTCATGGGTTGCCTCCCAGGGCGCGGGCGGCCAGGCCCAGGACGTTCTGAACCGCCGGTTGAATGAGGTTCAGGGCGGGCAGGGTGTACACGCCGAAGAAGATGGCGAGGGCCAGCGGCAGGCCCAGCACGAACCACTCCAGCCCGTGCAGGTCCCGCGTGGCGACGGCGCCCAGCGGGCGGGCCTGCCAGAAGGTCGTCTGGAAGGCGGTCAGGGCGTAGGCGGCGGCGGCGATGACGGTCAGGGCGGCCACGGCGGTAATCCAGGGTTGCACCTGGTAGGCGCCAAGCAGCACGCTGAATTCACCGATGAAACCAGCCAGGCCAGGAACGGCGATGCTGGCGAACCACAGGGCCATGGTCAGGCCGCCCATGGCGCCGGCCTGCGTCATCACGCCGCCCACGCGGGTGTCCACGCTGCCGATGCGCTCCTGAAGCATGCCCACCGACAGGAACAGTGCCCCGGTGTACAGGTTCTGGAAGGCCAGCAAGTACATCGCCCCGATGATGGCCGTTTCGTTGAGGCTGAAGATGCCCAGCGCCACGAAGCCCATGTGCGAGAGGCCCGCGTAGGCCAGCAGGCGTTTCCAGTTCTGCTGGCTGAAGGCGATCCAGGCGGCGTACAGCGCCGTGAAGGCCGCCAGGCCCATCAGCACCGGGCGGAAGTCGTGCATGGCGTTGGGAAAGAGGGGCATGGCGAAGATGAAGAGGCCGTAGCCACCCACCTTGTACAGCGTGCCCATCACGTCCGGCACACCGCTGGGGTGGTTCTGCTCGTGGAAGTCCGGCAGCCAGGCGTGCAGCGGCCACAGCGGCAGTTTCACGGCCATGGCCAGCAGGAAGCCCAGGAACAGCCAGTTCTGCACGGGTTGCGGAACGACCCGTTCGGTCAGGCCGCTGAGGTGGCGCAGCGTGCCGTCGGCCAGCCTCACGTCGAAGCCGTACAGCGCGAAGGTGTCGGCGCCACTGTAGTACTTCACGCCGATGATCGAGAGCAGCATCAGCAGGCTACCGAACAGCGTGAAGGCCGCGAACTTCACCAGCGCCTTCATGCGGCTGGGGCCGCCGTAGATGGCCAGCATCATCAGCGCGGGAATCAGCGCCCACTCGAAGAACACATAGAACAGCACCAGGTCGCGCGAGGCGAAGATGCCCAGCAGGCCCGTTTCCATGGCCAGGATCAGGCCCAGCATGGTGCCGGGGTTGGGAATGCGCTTCACGGCGTACAGTGCCGCGATAAAGGTCATGAACGCGGTGATGACGGCGAAAATGAGGCTGACACCGTTCAGTTGCACGCTGTAGGTGATGCCCAGCGGCGCCACCCAGTCACGCACGTAGGCGCCGGTGCCGCCCGAGAGCCAGATGGCCAGGCCCAGGCCCAGGGTCAGCAGCGTGCTGCCGATGGCGACTTCCTCGCGCCATTTGTTAGGAACGACCATGACCAGCAGGGCCGCGAGCAGCGGCAGGAAGATCATGAGGTGCATCATGCGGGCAACTCCTGCCCGGCAGGGGTATTGGGGAGATTAAAAAGCCGTTTCACTGTCCACTTCCCATAACTTTGAGGGCCCAGTAGCCGATGATGGCGGCGGTGCCGAGCACCATGCTGACGGCGTAGGCCCGCACGAATCCGCTTTGCCACAGCGCAAAGACTCCACCGGGGGCAGAGAAATTGCGCCCGATGCCGCCCAGGGTGCCGTCCACGCCGCGATCCACGATGTCCAGACCGTGCGCGACGGCGCGGCTGGGGTTGCCGACCAGGCCGTCGTAGGCGTCCTGAAGGTACAGGGCGTTGGTGCTGGTGCGCCCCAGCGGCCCGTTGTACAGGTGGTCGCCGCGGTGTTCCCACCAGGCCCACGCCAGGCCGCCCACACCCGCCGCCACGGCCAGGAAGGTCAGCAGCAGTTCGGTGGAGTGGCTGATCTCGTGGACGTGAACCGGCACGGCGCGGCTGAGGTAGTCGTCGAAGCGGTGGCCGCCGCCCAGGAAGGCGGGGATGTTCAGGAAGCCGGCCAGGGTCGCGCCGGCGGCCAGCACGCCCAGCGGGGCCTTCATCAGCAGGTCGGCGTCGTGGGGGTGATCCACGTGGCCCCGGTATTTGCCCTGCCACACCAGGAAGTACCAGCGGCCCATGTAGAAGGCGGTCAGGAAAGCCACACCCAGGCCCACCAGGTACAGCACCGGGCTCTGCGCGTAAGCGGCGGCCAAGATGGCGTCCTTACTGAAGAACCCGCTGAAGATCGGAATACCCGCGATGGCCAGCACGCCGATGGCCGACACGATGTGCGTGAAGGGCATGAAGCGGGCCAGGCCACCCATGCGCCGCACGTCCTGTTCCTCGTGCAGGCCGTGAATCACGGCACCGGCGGCCAGGAACAAGAGCGCCTTGAAGAAGGCGTGCGTGAGCAGGTGGAACACTGCCGCGGAGTAACTGTGCAGGCCCACCGCCAGGAACATGTACCCCAGTTGCGACACGGTACTGAAGGCCAGAATTTTCTTGATGTCGTACTGGTTCAGGGCTGAGAGGGCGCCGTACAGCGCGGTGGCGGCCCCGACCCAGGCGACCCAGGTGCTGGCCTGGGGGGCCAGGTCGAACAGAAAGTGGCTGCGGCTGATCAGGTACACGCCGGCCGTGACCATGGTGGCCGCGTGAATAAGCGCCGAGACGGGCGTGGGGCCGGCCATGGCGTCGGGCAGCCAGGTGGTGAGGGGCAACTGGCCGGATTTGCCGATGGCCCCGACCAGCAGGAACAGGCAGGCCAGTTCCAGTTGCCCTTGCATGCTGCCGCTCAGGAACACTCTGGAGCCTTCGTGTGCGCCTAGCACGGGGTTCTGCATCAGTTGCGGGATGTTCAGCGTGCCGAACACCTTGAACAGCAGGAACATGCCCAGCATGAAGCCGGCGTCCCCGACGCGGTTCATGATGAAGGCCTTGCGGGCGGCGTTGCTGTTGTTCACCGCTTCGCTGTTGTTGGCTTCCCATACGTCCTGGGTGCTGGCCTCGGTGTTGCGGCCATTAAACCAGAAGCCGATCAGCAGGAAGGAAGCCATGCCGACGCCTTCCCACCCGACGAACATAAGGGGGTAACTGTCGGCCAGTACCAGGATCAGCATCATGGACACGAAGAAGTTCAGGAACGCGAAGAAGCGGTTGAACTGCCGGTCGTGGGACATGTAGCTCATCGAGTAGACGTGAATCAGGAAACCGATCCCGGTGATGATCAGGGTCATCACGCTGGACAGTTGATCGAGCCAGAACCCGATAGACAGGTTCACGGTCTGGGTGCCGTTCAGGGCCATGTTGGGCAGCCACTGCCACAGCACCTCATGAATGGGGGCGGCCCCGGCGGCGCGGTAATTGAGCACAGCCACCAGGAAACTCAGCAGGACGCTGCCCGCGCCGATCAGTCCGGCGAGGCTACGCGGGAGTTTGGGCAAGAGCATCAGCAGCGCGAAGCCGATCAGCGGGAAAAGGGGCATCAGGGAAAGTCGCATCTGGGTCGCCACTCAGCCTTTCAGTTGCGCGAGGTCGTCCACGTTGGTGGTTTCGCGTTTGCGGAAGATGGCAACGATGATCGCCAGACCGATGGCGACCTCCGCTGCGGCGAGGGTCATCACGATGAACACGGCGGTTTGCCCGACCAGGTCACCCCAGGCGCGGGCAAAGGCCACCAGCGCCAGGTTGGCGGCGTTCAGCATGAGTTCCACGGACAAAAAGACCATGATCGCGGTGCGCCGGGTCAGGACGCCGATCATGCCCAGGGCGAACAGCACGCCCGAAAGGGCCACATAAGCTCCAGTACCGACCATCAGGCCCGCACCTCCTCTTGCTGGCGCTGAGCTTGCTGGGACTGCGCGGCCAGGGCGGCAGAACGCGCCTCGACCAGCACGCTGGGCGTGGCCGCTTCGGGTTCGCTGTCGGGCTGGCCGTCGGGTTCGCTCTCGGGGCGCTGCACCAGGGCAATCGCACCGACGATGGCGACCAGCAGCAGAATGCTGACGGCCTCGAAGGGAAACAGGAAGCGGGTCAGCAGGGTCACGCCAACGTTCGCGGCGCTGCCGTCCTGAAGCTGCCCGGCCCGCTCGGCCAGGTTGACGGGGTCTTTGTAACTGAAGGCCAGCACCACGAAGGCGCCCGCCAGAAGCGCCGCGCCGATGCCGCCGATTTCACGCACGAACGGCACCGGGTCTTGCCCGGTGATGGGCGCGTTGGCGTTGAGCAGCATGATCACGAACAGGAACAGCACCATGATGGCCCCGGCGTACACGATCACCTGCGTGGCGGCCAGGAAGGACGCATTCATGGTGGCGAACAACCCGGCGACCATCAGCAGGGTGCTGACCAGGCCCAGCGCCGCGTGAACGGCGTTGCGCGCCCCGATGGTCACGACCCCGCCGACGATCGCCAGCACGGCCAGAAGAATGAAAGCGATCATTGCGGGTAATCCACCCCCTCCAGTTCGGGCCGCGCGCCGCCGTGCGCGACCTTGAAGCCCAGCCGCACCGGCTGGCCCTTGCGCTCCGCCTCGCGGCGCTGCGGGCGGCTGCCCTCCACGCCGACCAGCATGTCTTCCTTGCCGTACACGAAGTCACGGTAGCGGTAGTCGGCCATCTCCCACTCGTTGCCCAGCACCACCGCGCCGGTCGGGCAGGCTTCCTCGCACATGCCG
This genomic interval from Deinococcus fonticola contains the following:
- a CDS encoding NADH-quinone oxidoreductase subunit M, with protein sequence MMHLMIFLPLLAALLVMVVPNKWREEVAIGSTLLTLGLGLAIWLSGGTGAYVRDWVAPLGITYSVQLNGVSLIFAVITAFMTFIAALYAVKRIPNPGTMLGLILAMETGLLGIFASRDLVLFYVFFEWALIPALMMLAIYGGPSRMKALVKFAAFTLFGSLLMLLSIIGVKYYSGADTFALYGFDVRLADGTLRHLSGLTERVVPQPVQNWLFLGFLLAMAVKLPLWPLHAWLPDFHEQNHPSGVPDVMGTLYKVGGYGLFIFAMPLFPNAMHDFRPVLMGLAAFTALYAAWIAFSQQNWKRLLAYAGLSHMGFVALGIFSLNETAIIGAMYLLAFQNLYTGALFLSVGMLQERIGSVDTRVGGVMTQAGAMGGLTMALWFASIAVPGLAGFIGEFSVLLGAYQVQPWITAVAALTVIAAAAYALTAFQTTFWQARPLGAVATRDLHGLEWFVLGLPLALAIFFGVYTLPALNLIQPAVQNVLGLAARALGGNP
- the nuoK gene encoding NADH-quinone oxidoreductase subunit NuoK, which translates into the protein MVGTGAYVALSGVLFALGMIGVLTRRTAIMVFLSVELMLNAANLALVAFARAWGDLVGQTAVFIVMTLAAAEVAIGLAIIVAIFRKRETTNVDDLAQLKG
- the nuoL gene encoding NADH-quinone oxidoreductase subunit L yields the protein MRLSLMPLFPLIGFALLMLLPKLPRSLAGLIGAGSVLLSFLVAVLNYRAAGAAPIHEVLWQWLPNMALNGTQTVNLSIGFWLDQLSSVMTLIITGIGFLIHVYSMSYMSHDRQFNRFFAFLNFFVSMMLILVLADSYPLMFVGWEGVGMASFLLIGFWFNGRNTEASTQDVWEANNSEAVNNSNAARKAFIMNRVGDAGFMLGMFLLFKVFGTLNIPQLMQNPVLGAHEGSRVFLSGSMQGQLELACLFLLVGAIGKSGQLPLTTWLPDAMAGPTPVSALIHAATMVTAGVYLISRSHFLFDLAPQASTWVAWVGAATALYGALSALNQYDIKKILAFSTVSQLGYMFLAVGLHSYSAAVFHLLTHAFFKALLFLAAGAVIHGLHEEQDVRRMGGLARFMPFTHIVSAIGVLAIAGIPIFSGFFSKDAILAAAYAQSPVLYLVGLGVAFLTAFYMGRWYFLVWQGKYRGHVDHPHDADLLMKAPLGVLAAGATLAGFLNIPAFLGGGHRFDDYLSRAVPVHVHEISHSTELLLTFLAVAAGVGGLAWAWWEHRGDHLYNGPLGRTSTNALYLQDAYDGLVGNPSRAVAHGLDIVDRGVDGTLGGIGRNFSAPGGVFALWQSGFVRAYAVSMVLGTAAIIGYWALKVMGSGQ
- a CDS encoding NADH-quinone oxidoreductase subunit N → MTYTLPDVNFLPLMPILFVLLGAIVSTVGGFNTSRRNVTWFNIAMLVLAGLSMTSLLGFGLWNRDLSAFNGGVRADNVALMIGGVIVLGSIMSLLVSLDTAWRARVSFPEFDAMLMYAITGCLLIAFSGDLIVMLIGLEIMSLAGYVLATLQDSRRSEESGLKYFLLGSAGSAILIYGIAFLYGATGSFNYAGIAGRVAEVLNPATVNAAADAATTVALAPNNMGILVAGALLILAGFSFKVALAPFHQWTPDVYSGAPTSISLFLSTVVKVAAFAGMLRVFSGALVDAPAWHSVLQWLIAATLIIGNMAAYFQTNFKRLMAYSAIAHTGFLAMCLLAQPSAGGPALVYYLLTYTLMSGVAFAIIAALQRNESGLSIGDMRGLFYRHPAYAVALAICLASLAGLPPFAGFFGKYLAFQAAFQNGYQWLTVLAAITSVISLVYYLRPAMLMFMPDRTPAREYAHGQRPPTNATVLLGVLGVILLGLIPSLWYNFAANPGIWRLLAGIGQ
- a CDS encoding NADH-quinone oxidoreductase subunit J, with the protein product MIAFILLAVLAIVGGVVTIGARNAVHAALGLVSTLLMVAGLFATMNASFLAATQVIVYAGAIMVLFLFVIMLLNANAPITGQDPVPFVREIGGIGAALLAGAFVVLAFSYKDPVNLAERAGQLQDGSAANVGVTLLTRFLFPFEAVSILLLVAIVGAIALVQRPESEPDGQPDSEPEAATPSVLVEARSAALAAQSQQAQRQQEEVRA